CAATCCTTTCTACCTTATCTGCCACTGTCATGGACTTGCCGTGCTCACATTCTATAAAAACATACGCTGAGACTGACATATTACCTCCTCCATATAATGATGGCGCCCCCGAGACGATTCGAACGTCCGGCCAACAGATTAGGAATCTGCTGCTCTATCCATCTGAGCTACGGGGGCAGAAATACAGTATTGAGCAAATATTATTATCCATAACCTGCTTTTTTGTCAACCAGAAAAATTGTGTTAATAGGGATAACTGCCATTAACCCCTTTTCATGGAAAGATAAGAGTCCGCCAAAGTTTTAAAACCATCTATATCACCCTTCTTTTCAGCCTCCTCCAGCTTTTTTAAAAGAATGGATGTTTCCTTCTTAAGCCTGCTTGTCATAAATACCCTTTTACAGCAATCCTCCAATTGTCTTTCCGGCTCTTCTTTTATTGAGCCGTCATCCTCAACAGATGTTTTTAGAAGCCATGCCTTTGCCTTGTCAGAGGGGGCTCTTTCAATAATTGACGCCATGTCAAAGCTATTATTCTTGCCGGAAGACGCCCCTTTTTGTAAGGCGTCCATAATTAGCCTCCCTGCCTCTTTCAGAAAATCTGTTTTAAACATCTCTATAGCGCCTTTGACAGATTCATTATATAGATGAGGCCCGGCAAGCAGAATCTTGAGTATGGTTTCTTCTGTTTTAGCGGAGCCCCCTTTGCTTATTATCTCATTTGCAGTAGGAGTTGTTTTGCCCCTGACCTCTGCCCCCTGCTTACTGCCTGCAGGGGCAGGCTTCTGACTTCTTATTTCCGAAGCAGCCCTTATTGCCGACAAAACTGCATCCGGTCTGATATGAATGATGTTTGCAATCTTCTCCACATAAACATCCCTCTCTATTGCATTCTTCACGCTTGCAACATAAGGCGCCGCAGTTTCCAGAAAAGAAACCTTGCCGGACGGTGTTTCTATGTCAAACCTTATTCTGATGGAATCAAGAAAGAAATCCATAATGGGTTTGGCTTTTTCAATATACTGCGACATGGCTAAAACGCCTTGTTTTTGAAGAAGGTCATCAGGGTCCATGCCCGCCGGCATAAGGACAACCCTTGCATGTATATCCTCCTCAATAAACATAGTAACGCTCCTTAAGGCCGCAGATTTGCCGGCCTCGTCTGAATCGAAAAGCGTATAAATTTCTTTTGCATATCCCTTGAGCCTTCTCAGATGCTCTGTTGTAAGCGCGGTTCCAAGCGTGGCAACAGCATTTGAAAAACCGTGCTGATGCAGCATCAGGAGGTCAAAGTATCCCTCAACCATTAAAACAAAACCCTTGTTTGAGGCGGAATTTTTGGCCTGATACATGCCATAGACAACCTCGCC
The Deltaproteobacteria bacterium genome window above contains:
- the dnaG gene encoding DNA primase, translating into MMIPSEKVDEIRERADIVQIISEYLPLRKSGKNHIGLCPFHSEKTPSFTVNDEKQIFYCFGCGSGGNAFTFLMKQENLSFPEAIKTVAKRVGIDLSLLDKKPSVEEQKRELMFLANHAAADFYQHNLLASPAAEKARGYIKTRGLKPEIVKNFKLGYAPHGRDSLVKFLANKGISLELAEKAGLVQRKDKDFYDRFRNRIMFPITDVRNRVIGFGGRSIGNEEPKYLNSPASPLFKKGEVVYGMYQAKNSASNKGFVLMVEGYFDLLMLHQHGFSNAVATLGTALTTEHLRRLKGYAKEIYTLFDSDEAGKSAALRSVTMFIEEDIHARVVLMPAGMDPDDLLQKQGVLAMSQYIEKAKPIMDFFLDSIRIRFDIETPSGKVSFLETAAPYVASVKNAIERDVYVEKIANIIHIRPDAVLSAIRAASEIRSQKPAPAGSKQGAEVRGKTTPTANEIISKGGSAKTEETILKILLAGPHLYNESVKGAIEMFKTDFLKEAGRLIMDALQKGASSGKNNSFDMASIIERAPSDKAKAWLLKTSVEDDGSIKEEPERQLEDCCKRVFMTSRLKKETSILLKKLEEAEKKGDIDGFKTLADSYLSMKRG